CGGCGGCTCGTCCGGCGCGCGCGGGGCGGCGGCAGGGCGGCGCTGGGGCGCCGGCTCGCTGACTGGTTCGCCCTCCTCGAGCTGGCGGATCAGTTCGACCTCGTCCAAGATCGCCGCGACCGACGAGGGGCCCTGGACGTCGACGTCGCGCACCTCGAGCACACCGGCGCCGACCATCCCGTACAGCAGCTTGCAGACGGCGAACTCGCCCTTGCCGCTGAGCTCGACGAGGTCCCCGACCGTGCGCCGGCCGTCGACCATCGTCAGCAGCCGCCACTCCTCGGGCTTGAGGTTGACCTCGACCCCCGCATCGTCGGGTGCAGGGGCCATCGCCACGACCGCCTCCAGGCCGGGGATCTTCTTCCGGACGGCGTCCCACTCCTCCAGGCGCCGAGAACCCTCCATGATCAGGTTCTCGACCGTGACGGTCAGCCCGATCGGCTCGTCGAGGTCGAGCGCCGACTCGAACGCGAACTGGCCGTCGCTCCAGCGCATCAGGTCGAAGACCGCGTCCTGGATCTGCTCGCGGACGAACGTCTCGAGCGTGGCATCGTCGATCGCGCCCTGGTCGACGAGGATCGTCCCGAGCCGCGGACCGCCGAGCTCGCGCTGCTGCTCGAGGGCCTGCTGGACCTGCTCAGCCGTGACCCGCCCGGCGGCGGCGAGCCGCTTGCCCAACGCCAGCCGGCCGCCGCTGGCCAACGCGTAGTAGACCTGACCGTCTCTGAACCAGACTTTGCCCTGACCACGGTCGCTCTTCAGGTCGAGGCGACCGGATTTCTTGGTCAGCGCCAGCAGCTGGAAGATGTCCGGCAGGCTGAAGCTGTCGAGGGTGCCCTCGAGCATCGACCGAGATCCTCTCTTAACCCGACGTCCGTCGGGTCGTCGTCATCGCCACGCCGCTTCTTGAGCGGGGGGCTCGCTCTGCGGGGCGCCGGGACCGGCGATGACCGCGGCGTAAGGGTCCTCGCCCTCGCGGCCCTCCAGCAGCACGTCACCGACCCGGGCGGCTGCGCGCCGCATCTCGAAGAGCATGAAACCGATCTTGGCCGTGCGACGCGCCACCGCGGTCAGCACGGCCTGGTCCTTGGCGGACATCAGGAACACGAAGCCCTGCTCGCCCTCGACGAAGATCTGGTTGAGCTGGCCGCGACCGAGACCCAGCGCTGCCTGCTCGCCCAACGACAGCAACGCGGCGC
This sequence is a window from Actinomycetota bacterium. Protein-coding genes within it:
- a CDS encoding DUF4388 domain-containing protein, which gives rise to MLEGTLDSFSLPDIFQLLALTKKSGRLDLKSDRGQGKVWFRDGQVYYALASGGRLALGKRLAAAGRVTAEQVQQALEQQRELGGPRLGTILVDQGAIDDATLETFVREQIQDAVFDLMRWSDGQFAFESALDLDEPIGLTVTVENLIMEGSRRLEEWDAVRKKIPGLEAVVAMAPAPDDAGVEVNLKPEEWRLLTMVDGRRTVGDLVELSGKGEFAVCKLLYGMVGAGVLEVRDVDVQGPSSVAAILDEVELIRQLEEGEPVSEPAPQRRPAAAPRAPDEPP
- a CDS encoding roadblock/LC7 domain-containing protein, which produces MADSKAQRLAAALDDFIQSSPDVEAAAVVSFDGLPMASALPAEMEEDRLGAMSAALLSLGEQAALGLGRGQLNQIFVEGEQGFVFLMSAKDQAVLTAVARRTAKIGFMLFEMRRAAARVGDVLLEGREGEDPYAAVIAGPGAPQSEPPAQEAAWR